The Halorientalis sp. IM1011 genome window below encodes:
- a CDS encoding DUF5830 family protein, with product MQDADPVELGLELLASLEHDSLSVAAALDRIETVTTDPSIQREILDTAVARGIVEREDGTVRPTSHDYVSFETDVITKDGEFSCRRCGAGLSTGYFITFDAGEHGPFGSSCIRKVTGRED from the coding sequence GTGCAGGACGCCGACCCGGTGGAACTCGGGCTGGAACTCCTCGCCAGCCTCGAACACGACTCGCTGTCCGTCGCCGCGGCGCTCGACCGGATCGAGACCGTCACCACGGATCCGTCGATTCAGCGCGAGATCCTCGACACCGCCGTCGCGCGTGGCATCGTCGAGCGCGAGGACGGCACGGTCCGCCCGACCAGTCACGACTACGTGAGTTTCGAGACGGACGTAATCACGAAAGACGGCGAGTTCTCCTGTCGACGGTGCGGTGCCGGGCTCTCGACCGGCTACTTCATCACGTTCGACGCCGGGGAACACGGCCCCTTCGGATCCTCCTGTATCCGAAAAGTCACCGGTCGGGAGGACTAG
- a CDS encoding adenosylcobalamin-dependent ribonucleoside-diphosphate reductase has product MSRRDLSTDEVTLPIKRTEGETLEERLTGNAYGNILPARYLRKDADGELIEQQEDLFDRVGKNIALAEAVFEAGKRDVTITVTPDQLKPDHPRRDELAAEVFGAGVTADSDAETTLSIYNVNKFAYETLVPELPDGIREHVEETAAEFQDLMERLAFMPNSPTLMNAGDELQQLSACFVDSPKDDIDDIHETAKEAAQVFQSGGGMGYAFWRLRPYGDAVGSTGGIASGPITFMRTYDQMCETIAQGGARRGAQMGVMRVSHPDVIQFIHAKNKDVSLAETLRLNDPDDFTHNSFADALEEARELIDDDGKVPEHLRNAVEGHLSNFNISVGITDDFMEAVKAGEEFTFTNPRTGEPHVATPETKELYDMFGLGDHVEVGEVLSVPAEKVWDHIVQGAHENGEPGVIYLERVNKEHSFDVEEHPDHRILATNPCGEQPLEEYEACNLGHINLSTLAAEDAPDWRVWSEQHRDEYDSLEDAVDAFLDEALDIDEFDHRIEMGTRFLENVVTMSDFPVEKIEEKVREMRKIGLGVMGLAQLYVQLGMKYGDEASNEVARQIMRHINHGSKWASHELAEDRGAFDEWDNSKYADPTEYREWFEKQTGLDADEWEDGFTIRNHNTTTIAPTGTTSMVGNTTGGCEPIYNVAYYKNVSDDVQGDEMLVEFDDYFLRVLEENGIDVDAVKEEAQEQMATNEFDGIDGLDTVPDAIGELFVTTQDLTAKQHAAIQTACQEGVDSAISKTVNAPNDSTVEDAKDVFEYIYEHGGKGVTYYRDGTRSKQVLTTRADNAEFAEMDEDEAAEVLSEQIEDIFGSFEAFIDHEDVQAELDVSAEDLFDLDASKYADKRSRPDALRGVSQRIDTGYGKVYVTINEDPQTGEPFELFANIGHSGGFTNSFTEALAKVISTALRSGVDPDEIVDELQGTRSPKVAWDKGEQIQSIPDAIGTALRRYLDDEIDKGYPEQKTLEETASDTETAEDPNAEAVADTGAGAPEPDGGAKAKSGEDATQELISSGESPECPDCGAMTLYYSEGCKTCESCGWSEC; this is encoded by the coding sequence GTGAGCCGGCGCGATCTCTCGACCGACGAGGTGACGCTGCCGATCAAGCGCACCGAGGGGGAGACCCTCGAGGAGCGGCTGACCGGCAACGCCTATGGGAACATTCTACCCGCGCGGTATCTGCGGAAGGACGCCGACGGCGAACTGATCGAACAGCAGGAGGATCTCTTCGACCGGGTCGGGAAGAACATCGCGCTGGCCGAGGCGGTCTTCGAGGCCGGCAAGCGGGACGTGACGATCACCGTCACGCCCGACCAGCTCAAGCCCGACCACCCGCGACGGGACGAACTCGCCGCCGAGGTCTTCGGTGCGGGCGTCACCGCCGATTCCGACGCCGAGACGACGCTCTCTATCTACAACGTCAACAAGTTCGCCTACGAGACGCTGGTCCCCGAACTCCCCGACGGAATCCGAGAGCACGTCGAGGAGACGGCCGCGGAGTTCCAGGACCTGATGGAGCGACTCGCCTTCATGCCCAATTCGCCGACACTCATGAACGCGGGCGACGAACTCCAGCAGCTCTCCGCCTGTTTCGTCGACTCGCCGAAAGACGACATCGACGACATCCACGAGACCGCCAAGGAGGCCGCGCAGGTCTTCCAGTCCGGCGGTGGCATGGGCTACGCCTTCTGGCGACTCCGCCCCTACGGCGACGCCGTTGGCTCGACCGGTGGAATCGCCTCCGGGCCCATCACGTTCATGCGCACGTACGACCAGATGTGCGAGACCATCGCCCAGGGCGGTGCCCGCCGGGGTGCCCAGATGGGCGTCATGCGCGTCTCCCATCCGGACGTGATCCAGTTCATCCACGCCAAGAACAAGGACGTGAGCCTCGCGGAGACCCTGCGCCTGAACGACCCCGACGACTTCACGCACAACTCCTTCGCCGACGCGCTGGAGGAGGCCCGCGAACTCATCGACGACGACGGCAAAGTGCCGGAGCACCTCCGCAACGCCGTCGAGGGCCACCTGTCGAACTTCAACATCTCCGTCGGGATCACCGACGACTTCATGGAGGCCGTCAAGGCGGGCGAGGAGTTCACCTTCACCAACCCGCGCACCGGCGAACCCCACGTCGCTACGCCCGAGACCAAGGAACTGTACGATATGTTCGGGCTCGGCGACCACGTCGAAGTCGGCGAAGTCCTCTCGGTCCCCGCCGAGAAGGTCTGGGACCACATCGTCCAGGGCGCACACGAGAACGGCGAACCCGGCGTGATCTACCTCGAACGCGTCAACAAGGAACACTCCTTCGACGTGGAGGAACACCCCGACCACCGCATTCTCGCGACCAACCCCTGCGGCGAACAGCCCCTCGAGGAGTACGAGGCCTGTAACCTCGGCCACATCAACCTCTCGACGCTGGCCGCCGAGGACGCGCCGGACTGGCGGGTCTGGTCCGAACAGCACCGCGACGAGTACGACAGTCTGGAGGACGCCGTCGACGCGTTCCTCGACGAGGCACTCGACATCGACGAGTTCGACCACCGCATCGAGATGGGGACGCGCTTCCTGGAGAACGTGGTCACCATGTCCGATTTCCCGGTCGAGAAGATCGAAGAGAAGGTCCGGGAGATGCGCAAGATCGGGCTGGGCGTGATGGGGCTGGCCCAGCTGTACGTCCAGCTCGGTATGAAGTACGGCGACGAGGCCTCCAACGAGGTCGCGCGCCAGATCATGCGCCACATCAACCACGGTTCGAAATGGGCCTCCCACGAACTCGCCGAGGACCGCGGCGCGTTCGACGAGTGGGACAACTCGAAGTACGCCGACCCCACCGAGTACCGCGAGTGGTTCGAGAAACAGACCGGCCTCGACGCCGACGAGTGGGAAGACGGGTTCACCATCCGCAACCACAACACGACGACCATCGCGCCGACGGGCACGACGAGCATGGTCGGCAACACCACCGGCGGCTGTGAGCCCATCTACAACGTCGCCTACTACAAGAACGTCTCCGACGACGTGCAGGGCGACGAGATGCTGGTGGAGTTCGACGACTACTTCCTCCGCGTGCTGGAGGAGAACGGCATCGACGTGGACGCCGTGAAGGAGGAGGCTCAGGAGCAGATGGCGACGAACGAGTTCGATGGCATCGACGGCCTCGACACCGTGCCGGACGCCATCGGCGAGCTGTTCGTCACCACGCAGGACCTGACGGCCAAACAGCACGCGGCGATCCAGACGGCCTGTCAGGAGGGCGTCGACTCGGCCATCTCGAAGACGGTCAACGCGCCCAACGACTCGACCGTCGAGGACGCCAAGGACGTGTTCGAGTACATCTACGAACACGGCGGGAAGGGCGTCACCTACTACCGCGACGGCACCCGCAGCAAGCAGGTGCTGACCACGCGGGCGGACAACGCGGAATTCGCAGAGATGGACGAAGACGAGGCCGCCGAGGTCCTCAGCGAACAGATCGAGGACATCTTCGGTAGCTTCGAGGCCTTCATCGATCACGAGGACGTGCAGGCCGAACTGGACGTGTCCGCCGAGGACCTGTTCGATCTGGACGCGAGCAAGTACGCCGACAAACGCTCCCGGCCCGACGCGCTCCGGGGCGTCTCCCAGCGCATCGACACCGGCTACGGGAAGGTGTACGTGACCATCAACGAGGACCCACAGACGGGCGAACCGTTCGAGCTGTTCGCCAACATCGGGCATTCGGGTGGGTTCACCAACTCCTTCACCGAGGCGCTGGCGAAGGTAATCTCGACCGCCCTGCGCAGCGGCGTCGATCCGGACGAGATCGTCGACGAACTCCAGGGTACCCGGTCGCCGAAGGTCGCCTGGGACAAGGGCGAGCAGATCCAGTCCATCCCGGACGCTATCGGCACGGCCCTGCGTCGCTACCTCGACGACGAGATCGACAAGGGCTACCCCGAGCAGAAGACCCTCGAAGAGACGGCGAGCGACACCGAGACCGCCGAGGACCCCAACGCCGAGGCCGTCGCCGACACCGGTGCTGGCGCGCCCGAACCGGACGGCGGTGCCAAGGCCAAGTCCGGCGAGGACGCGACGCAGGAACTCATCTCTAGCGGCGAGAGTCCGGAGTGTCCCGACTGCGGCGCGATGACGCTGTACTACTCGGAGGGTTGCAAGACCTGCGAGTCCTGTGGCTGGTCCGAGTGCTGA
- the trpG gene encoding anthranilate synthase component II, which yields MSPAADDTAADGERQRVLFVDNFDSFTYNLVEYVSEHAETEVLRNTVSLADVRAVDPDAIVISPGPGHPANERDVGVTTEVLRELSPEVPTLGVCLGLEAAAHVYGGTVGRAPEPIHGKAFAIDHDGTGVFDGLEQGFQGGRYHSLVATEIPDCFDVTATCENDGEELVMGIRHREHPIECVQFHPESVLTAVGHDVIRNFLEWAADQ from the coding sequence ATGAGTCCCGCCGCTGACGACACCGCGGCCGACGGGGAGCGCCAGCGGGTCCTCTTCGTGGACAACTTCGACTCGTTCACCTACAACCTCGTGGAGTACGTCAGCGAACACGCCGAGACGGAGGTACTGCGCAACACGGTCTCGCTCGCGGACGTGCGCGCAGTCGACCCCGACGCCATCGTGATCAGCCCGGGTCCGGGCCACCCCGCGAACGAACGGGACGTGGGCGTGACCACCGAGGTGTTGCGCGAGCTGAGCCCCGAGGTGCCGACGCTGGGCGTCTGTCTCGGCCTCGAAGCCGCGGCCCACGTCTACGGCGGGACGGTCGGGCGCGCGCCCGAGCCGATCCACGGGAAGGCGTTCGCCATCGACCACGACGGGACGGGCGTGTTCGACGGCCTGGAGCAGGGGTTTCAGGGGGGCCGTTATCACTCGCTGGTCGCGACCGAGATTCCGGACTGCTTCGACGTGACCGCGACCTGCGAGAACGACGGCGAGGAGCTCGTGATGGGGATTCGCCATCGCGAGCACCCCATCGAGTGCGTCCAGTTCCATCCGGAGTCGGTCCTGACCGCCGTCGGTCACGACGTGATCCGGAACTTCCTCGAGTGGGCCGCCGATCAGTAG
- the trpD gene encoding anthranilate phosphoribosyltransferase gives MQEYIERVTEGEDLTVSQAREAATAVFEGATEAQIGALLSALRAKGETEDEIAGFAQGMRDAARTISPDRSPLVDTCGTGGDDYNTINVSTTSAIVASGAGVPIAKHGNYSVSSSSGSADVLEVAGVDVEAEPPAVEGAIEDDGIGFMLAPVFHPAMKAVIGPRKELGMRTIFNVLGPLTNPAGADAQVLGVYDPDLVELIADSLTHMPVEHAMVVHGAGLDEIGIHDETVVAEVQGDSVEQYRLTPDDLGLDRADIEAVAGGSPQENAADLRGIVEGEVTGPKRDIILANAGAAVYVAGEADSHRDGVERARQAIEEGRAAEKLADLCAVEQ, from the coding sequence ATGCAGGAGTACATCGAACGAGTGACGGAGGGAGAGGATCTGACGGTTAGCCAGGCACGCGAGGCCGCGACGGCGGTCTTCGAGGGGGCCACCGAGGCCCAGATCGGCGCGTTGCTGTCGGCGCTGCGGGCGAAAGGCGAGACGGAAGACGAGATCGCGGGCTTCGCACAAGGGATGCGCGACGCCGCACGGACGATCTCGCCCGATCGGTCGCCGCTGGTCGACACCTGTGGGACCGGTGGGGACGATTACAACACGATCAACGTCTCGACGACCAGCGCCATCGTCGCCAGCGGGGCGGGCGTCCCGATCGCCAAGCACGGCAACTACTCGGTCTCCTCGTCGTCGGGTAGCGCCGACGTGCTGGAGGTCGCGGGGGTCGACGTCGAGGCGGAACCGCCGGCGGTCGAAGGTGCCATCGAGGACGACGGGATCGGGTTCATGCTCGCACCCGTCTTCCATCCGGCGATGAAGGCCGTCATCGGCCCGCGCAAGGAACTGGGGATGCGGACGATCTTCAACGTCCTCGGGCCGCTGACGAACCCCGCCGGTGCCGACGCACAGGTGCTCGGCGTCTACGACCCCGACCTCGTGGAGCTGATCGCCGACTCGCTGACGCACATGCCCGTCGAGCACGCCATGGTCGTCCACGGTGCCGGACTGGACGAGATCGGCATCCACGACGAGACGGTCGTCGCGGAAGTCCAGGGCGACTCCGTCGAACAGTACCGGCTCACGCCCGACGATCTCGGCCTCGACCGGGCGGACATCGAGGCGGTGGCGGGCGGCTCGCCCCAGGAGAACGCGGCAGATCTGCGTGGGATCGTCGAGGGCGAGGTCACGGGCCCCAAGCGGGACATCATCCTCGCGAACGCGGGCGCGGCGGTCTACGTCGCGGGTGAGGCAGACTCCCACCGCGACGGAGTCGAGCGCGCGCGACAGGCCATCGAGGAGGGCCGCGCCGCCGAGAAACTCGCCGATCTCTGTGCGGTCGAGCAATGA
- the trpE gene encoding anthranilate synthase component I, which produces MMDTSREEFLELSDTDEPAVVRVAAELPADVEPLAAYAALTGRTTDAEPAPYAFLLESAEKVASSDPDGAFAPTKEERHARYSFVGYDPEAVVTVESEGASVETFDDRYEGRVSVADGDGSEGGDPDTVDHLRSALPDATLRGFNGADRQHLDGGLVGFLSYDAVYDMWLDEVGLEHPGGRFPDAQFVLNTKTLVFDDKEGTVSLVFTPLVTNEEDAGERYDELRAEAERVAALLDDEVAVETGGFTLADERADPREDYEAAVERAKEHVLDGDIYQGVISRKRELDGEVDPLAFYESLRTVNPSPYMYLLGYDGLTIVGASPETLISVQDDRIVSNPIAGTCDRGTSPVEDRRLAGEMLADGKERAEHTMLVDLARNDVRRVAEPGSVRVEEFMNVLKYSHVQHIESTVTGDLAADADQFDATRAAFPAGTLSGAPKIRAMEIIDDLEPEPRGLYGGGVGYYSWTGDTDFAIVIRTATVEHGEAWTASETRAANEESREQGSGPYTADREDDLDRITVQAGAGIVADSDPASEYYETEKKMDGVLTALDGIADQSVEADANPDESGDTTADDPAADAEEVSR; this is translated from the coding sequence ATGATGGACACCAGCCGCGAGGAGTTTCTGGAACTTTCCGACACCGATGAACCCGCGGTCGTTCGCGTCGCCGCGGAGTTGCCCGCCGACGTGGAACCACTGGCCGCCTACGCCGCGCTGACCGGGCGGACGACCGACGCCGAGCCCGCTCCCTACGCCTTCCTCCTGGAGAGCGCCGAGAAGGTGGCCTCCAGCGACCCAGATGGGGCGTTCGCGCCGACCAAGGAGGAGCGTCACGCCCGCTACTCCTTCGTCGGCTACGATCCCGAGGCAGTCGTGACCGTCGAGAGCGAGGGGGCGAGCGTCGAGACGTTCGACGACCGGTACGAGGGACGCGTCTCGGTCGCCGACGGGGACGGGAGCGAAGGGGGCGACCCGGACACGGTCGACCACCTCCGGAGCGCGCTCCCGGACGCGACCCTGCGGGGGTTCAACGGTGCGGACCGCCAGCACCTCGACGGCGGGCTCGTGGGCTTTCTCTCCTACGACGCCGTCTACGACATGTGGCTCGACGAGGTGGGACTCGAGCACCCCGGGGGCCGGTTCCCCGACGCGCAGTTCGTCCTGAACACGAAGACGCTGGTGTTCGACGACAAGGAGGGGACCGTCTCGCTCGTGTTCACGCCGCTCGTGACGAACGAGGAGGACGCCGGCGAGCGCTACGACGAATTGCGAGCGGAGGCCGAGCGCGTCGCGGCCCTGCTCGACGACGAGGTGGCCGTCGAGACCGGTGGGTTCACTCTCGCCGACGAGCGGGCCGACCCGCGCGAGGACTACGAGGCGGCGGTCGAACGCGCCAAAGAGCACGTCCTCGACGGCGACATCTACCAGGGCGTCATCTCCCGGAAACGCGAACTCGACGGCGAGGTCGATCCGCTGGCCTTCTACGAGTCGCTTCGAACTGTGAACCCCTCGCCGTACATGTACCTGCTGGGCTACGACGGGCTGACGATCGTCGGCGCGAGCCCGGAGACGCTGATCTCGGTGCAGGACGACCGGATCGTCTCCAACCCCATCGCGGGGACCTGCGACCGCGGGACCTCGCCGGTCGAGGACCGCCGGTTGGCCGGCGAGATGCTCGCCGACGGGAAGGAACGGGCCGAGCACACGATGCTTGTCGATCTCGCGCGTAACGACGTGCGCCGGGTCGCCGAACCCGGGAGCGTCCGCGTCGAGGAGTTCATGAACGTGCTGAAGTACAGCCACGTCCAGCACATCGAGTCGACGGTGACGGGCGACCTCGCCGCCGACGCCGACCAGTTCGACGCGACCCGGGCGGCCTTCCCCGCGGGGACGCTCTCGGGCGCACCGAAGATCCGCGCCATGGAGATCATCGACGACCTCGAACCCGAACCGCGGGGCCTGTACGGCGGCGGCGTCGGCTACTACTCCTGGACCGGCGACACCGACTTCGCCATCGTGATCCGGACTGCGACGGTCGAGCATGGCGAGGCGTGGACTGCCTCGGAGACGCGAGCGGCGAACGAAGAGAGCCGCGAGCAGGGGAGCGGCCCCTACACCGCCGACCGCGAGGACGACCTGGACCGCATCACCGTCCAGGCCGGCGCGGGCATCGTCGCCGACTCCGATCCGGCGAGTGAGTACTACGAGACCGAGAAGAAGATGGACGGCGTGTTGACCGCGCTGGACGGGATCGCGGATCAGTCGGTGGAAGCCGACGCCAATCCCGACGAGTCCGGCGACACGACCGCCGACGATCCGGCCGCCGACGCCGAGGAGGTGTCCCGATGA
- a CDS encoding HVO_2523 family zinc finger protein codes for MDEDSAGAGTDEASNSATGTDDSAGRPCPLCDRPMYSRHCKYVCPEHGVVYDCADTFY; via the coding sequence ATGGACGAGGACAGCGCCGGGGCTGGTACGGACGAGGCTTCCAACTCGGCGACCGGGACCGACGACTCCGCGGGTCGCCCCTGTCCACTCTGTGATCGGCCGATGTACAGCCGTCACTGCAAGTACGTCTGTCCGGAACACGGCGTCGTCTACGACTGTGCGGACACCTTCTACTGA
- a CDS encoding TVP38/TMEM64 family protein yields MRGVTRQRLVVGSILAAVAAVAVVGRSPTAVLRWAESLAGQPALFAVVLAGIYLFRPLALLPVAVCSVLVGYVYGLVGIPIALAGAAVTNLPVYLLARYTDFGGSLASRFESHAGQFVAATGAFRSVLVARLLPLPSDAVSYAAGLTRIPVRYYVLGSTAGEIPWVIAAVLAGRSMHELTASGATIGLDVIVGLLALAALLLVGPAYRHLGEKRRPGTADTQ; encoded by the coding sequence ATGCGAGGCGTGACGCGTCAGCGGCTGGTCGTCGGTTCGATTCTGGCCGCCGTGGCGGCCGTCGCGGTCGTCGGTCGGTCGCCGACGGCCGTCCTCCGGTGGGCCGAGAGCCTCGCCGGCCAGCCCGCGCTGTTCGCCGTCGTGCTGGCCGGGATCTACCTGTTTCGCCCGCTCGCGCTGCTCCCGGTCGCCGTGTGTTCCGTCCTCGTCGGCTACGTGTACGGTCTCGTCGGGATCCCCATCGCGCTTGCGGGTGCGGCCGTAACCAACCTGCCCGTCTACCTGCTGGCCCGCTACACGGACTTCGGTGGGTCGCTGGCGTCCCGGTTCGAGAGCCACGCAGGGCAGTTCGTCGCCGCGACCGGCGCGTTCCGGAGCGTCCTCGTGGCCCGACTCCTGCCGCTGCCCTCCGACGCCGTCTCCTACGCCGCCGGACTCACGCGGATCCCGGTGCGGTACTACGTGCTCGGTTCGACCGCCGGCGAGATCCCGTGGGTGATCGCCGCCGTCCTCGCCGGGCGGTCGATGCACGAACTCACCGCGTCGGGGGCGACGATCGGACTCGACGTGATCGTCGGCCTGCTGGCGCTCGCGGCCCTGTTGCTCGTCGGCCCGGCCTACCGACATCTGGGGGAGAAGCGACGCCCGGGCACCGCCGACACTCAGTAG
- a CDS encoding phosphoribosylanthranilate isomerase, which translates to MTRAKICGITRESDLDAVVAAGADAVGVTAAVTVDTPREVSVEQAADFAAAVPPFVTSVLVTMPDTVARAVQLVERVEPDAVQLHGNLGPDEIAAVGDRVPVKTIAAVDVTDPAVGDYADAADALLVDSVDEQGGGGTGETHDWERTAELVAELNAPVILAGGLTPENVAEAVDTVEPFAVDVASGVERQGGVKDHDAVRRFVERTGSAVVDA; encoded by the coding sequence ATGACGCGAGCGAAGATCTGTGGCATCACGCGCGAGTCGGATCTCGACGCCGTCGTCGCGGCCGGCGCGGACGCGGTGGGCGTCACCGCCGCCGTCACCGTCGACACGCCCCGCGAGGTCTCGGTCGAACAGGCCGCCGACTTCGCGGCCGCAGTGCCGCCGTTCGTCACGAGCGTGCTGGTGACGATGCCCGACACCGTCGCACGCGCGGTCCAACTGGTCGAGCGCGTCGAACCGGACGCCGTCCAGTTGCACGGGAATCTCGGACCTGACGAAATCGCCGCGGTCGGTGATCGCGTGCCTGTGAAGACTATCGCGGCCGTGGACGTGACCGATCCGGCCGTCGGCGACTACGCAGACGCGGCCGACGCCCTCCTGGTAGACTCCGTGGACGAACAGGGCGGTGGCGGAACCGGCGAGACCCACGACTGGGAACGCACGGCCGAACTGGTCGCAGAACTGAACGCCCCGGTGATCCTCGCAGGCGGGCTCACGCCCGAGAACGTCGCGGAGGCGGTCGACACGGTCGAGCCGTTCGCCGTGGACGTAGCGAGCGGCGTCGAGCGCCAAGGTGGCGTCAAGGACCACGACGCAGTCAGGCGGTTCGTCGAGCGAACCGGGAGCGCGGTGGTCGACGCATGA
- a CDS encoding HNH endonuclease — protein MEGKSSTEIADLCGTSPSTIRRWLDRHGIDDDRRYQDREWLYEQYVENRRDQQAIAHECDVSTTTICHWLARLDITDGESLATGECATCGDSFRYYPSVRDGQFCSNTCAGKPRRRQVEIECPGCGETFERRQSLDTEYCSMACWGEENNIDVGGGVSTHYRDGWYRQRRRALERDDYRCTTCGITNDEHEARFGFGLDVHHIVPLRLFVKWEQPVRDAHSLRNLTTVCRTHHPDAVGKTVDDDCI, from the coding sequence ATGGAGGGAAAGTCGTCGACCGAAATCGCCGACCTGTGCGGTACGTCGCCGAGTACGATCCGCCGGTGGCTGGACCGCCACGGGATCGACGACGACCGTCGGTATCAGGATCGGGAGTGGCTGTACGAGCAGTACGTCGAGAACCGCCGCGATCAGCAGGCGATCGCTCACGAGTGCGACGTTTCTACGACGACCATCTGCCACTGGCTCGCCAGACTCGACATAACGGACGGTGAGTCGCTGGCCACTGGCGAGTGTGCGACCTGCGGTGATTCGTTCCGCTACTATCCGTCAGTCAGGGACGGGCAGTTCTGTTCGAACACCTGTGCCGGGAAACCGCGACGGCGGCAGGTCGAAATCGAGTGTCCCGGCTGTGGCGAGACGTTCGAACGGCGGCAGTCGCTGGATACCGAGTACTGTTCGATGGCGTGTTGGGGGGAGGAGAACAACATCGATGTTGGGGGCGGTGTTTCGACGCACTATCGAGACGGCTGGTATCGACAACGGCGACGGGCACTCGAACGCGACGACTACCGCTGTACGACCTGTGGGATTACGAACGACGAACACGAAGCGCGGTTCGGCTTCGGGCTTGACGTTCACCATATCGTCCCGCTACGACTGTTCGTCAAGTGGGAGCAACCCGTACGCGACGCACACTCGCTCAGAAATCTGACAACTGTCTGTAGAACACACCATCCTGATGCAGTCGGCAAGACGGTCGATGACGACTGTATCTGA
- a CDS encoding ATP-binding protein, which produces MDTGDDASPFNAESVGDLLDRMTDAFIGLDDEWRFTYLNEQARDIVCTAMDEDASVEELQGRVVWEAIPDLAGTRFEETYREAMATQSPRSFEAEYEPLDAWFDIHAYPSESGLSLYFRDVTERHRQREELRNRETVLRETYEVISDQARSFEDRVEGLLEIACRELGIQMGTLSRVRDDEYVFEVVRAPEGTVEAGDVVDLEVTNCERVVLDEQRLVAGDIARDHPELTEKEGFTQWGISCYMGTPVVVDGDVYGTFCFYDTDARTEPFSEWEVTLVEIMGRWIGSALERKLARERLLRQNERLEQFATILSHDLRNPLGVAIQRTELLERDLAGENEHVAALERAHERMETLIDDVLTMTRVGETVEETTEVEMASIAREAWDNVRTGDASLDVDEDLVVACEPSRLQQLLENLFRNSIEHGGPDVTVQVAAVPGGFVVADDGPGIPEAERDSVFEFGHSGADGSGVGLAIVEQIAAAHGWDVRLTGDYDGVPASEASGGSADEHRESAGGARFEFLTTVDR; this is translated from the coding sequence ATGGACACGGGTGACGATGCGTCGCCGTTCAACGCCGAGAGCGTCGGGGACCTGCTGGACCGGATGACGGACGCGTTCATCGGGCTGGACGACGAGTGGCGGTTCACCTATCTGAACGAGCAGGCGAGAGACATCGTCTGTACCGCCATGGACGAGGACGCATCGGTCGAGGAGCTACAGGGACGGGTGGTCTGGGAAGCGATTCCGGACCTCGCGGGGACGCGGTTCGAGGAGACTTACCGGGAAGCGATGGCGACGCAATCGCCGCGCTCGTTCGAGGCGGAGTACGAACCGCTCGACGCGTGGTTCGACATCCACGCCTACCCCTCCGAGTCGGGACTGTCGCTGTACTTCCGGGACGTGACGGAACGGCACCGACAGCGCGAGGAACTTCGGAATCGGGAGACGGTGCTCCGGGAGACCTACGAGGTCATCTCGGATCAGGCCCGGTCGTTCGAGGATCGCGTCGAGGGGTTACTGGAGATCGCGTGCCGGGAGCTCGGTATCCAGATGGGGACGCTCTCGCGGGTCCGGGACGACGAGTACGTCTTCGAGGTCGTCCGGGCACCAGAGGGGACGGTCGAAGCGGGCGACGTGGTCGATCTGGAGGTGACGAACTGTGAGCGGGTCGTGCTGGACGAGCAGCGACTCGTCGCGGGCGATATCGCCAGGGACCACCCGGAGCTGACCGAGAAGGAGGGGTTCACGCAGTGGGGCATCAGCTGTTACATGGGGACGCCAGTCGTGGTCGACGGTGACGTGTACGGCACCTTCTGTTTCTACGACACGGACGCGCGGACGGAGCCGTTCTCGGAGTGGGAGGTGACGCTGGTCGAGATCATGGGGCGGTGGATCGGCTCGGCGCTGGAGCGGAAACTCGCCCGGGAACGACTCCTCAGGCAGAACGAGCGCCTCGAACAGTTCGCGACGATCCTCTCACACGACCTCCGGAACCCGCTGGGCGTGGCGATCCAGCGAACCGAACTCCTCGAACGGGACCTCGCCGGCGAGAACGAACACGTGGCCGCGCTCGAACGGGCCCACGAGCGCATGGAGACGCTTATCGACGACGTGTTGACGATGACGCGCGTCGGCGAGACCGTCGAGGAGACGACGGAGGTCGAGATGGCGTCGATCGCCCGGGAAGCGTGGGACAACGTTCGGACCGGCGACGCGTCGCTCGACGTCGACGAGGACCTCGTGGTGGCCTGTGAGCCGAGCCGACTCCAGCAGTTGCTCGAGAACCTCTTCCGAAATTCGATCGAACACGGCGGTCCGGACGTGACGGTCCAGGTCGCGGCCGTCCCCGGCGGCTTCGTCGTCGCCGACGACGGACCGGGCATCCCGGAAGCAGAGCGGGACTCGGTGTTCGAGTTCGGCCACTCAGGTGCCGACGGGAGCGGGGTCGGCCTCGCCATCGTCGAACAGATCGCCGCGGCACACGGCTGGGACGTGAGACTCACCGGCGACTACGACGGCGTCCCCGCGAGCGAAGCGAGTGGGGGTTCGGCAGACGAGCACCGCGAGTCTGCCGGTGGGGCGCGTTTCGAGTTCCTGACGACGGTGGATCGGTAG